AATGTGtggtaaaaaattccaattggTTTTCTCTCGCTTCCTTAGGTAAAAGTTGATTTAAGCCTTCTCTTAAAGGCAATACTTTGTATTTCTCATGTCCGAAATAGGTCTTGAACACGCCAAGCATGTAGTAAACACTATTaacaggaaaattttgaaatattccgtCGGGAATAGCACATTTTGCTTCAACTTCATCCATCTCGTTTTTGTCTGTTATTTTCCAAAACGATAAATCTATGATGAATAAACATGGTTTCTGATCATGAGCAGCATAACTGCATTCGTCTACCACTACGATGGCATCTAATAACGTTTCGTCGTTTCGAATAACTACTTTTAAATCTTTTACTTTGTTTCCTTCGCCACGAGTAGTTCTTTTACGCAAATGTTcctcagaaaaaatgtcaaattgtcCTTTGGCTTTCAGTGCTTCAAATTTCTCACTACCCCAGAAAGATGTGAGTAGTTGTGGGATAACTGTTGAATTTCTTTCCTTGGGagcatgagaaaaaaaaacgattcgtACGCTTTGCTCCAATAAATAATCGAATAAGATTTTTAGGTGAGGTAGAAATACATGCGCGTGTCTTGCAATCTCTCCGGTCCCATAATGCTCATTCCAGTCAATGATTGAGCATTCCGGAAAGCTCTTCCTAATGATTTCTTCTTCGTCCTCACACAAATACCTACTGTAACAAAGTGTATTATTAATTCCGAAGACTACAACAGGGCTTGTAGTTGATGCAGATGTAACAGCATTTGGTGATCCTGGTTTCGCATTCGTAtggaaaaaagcaacaaaaagtTGAATGTTAGATAATCGTTGTACTTGAAGTTggataaataggtacctattttatgagCTAATCATGCTAAGATCAATTGTTTGACCGCGTATTAAAGCTGAAGTGTTCTACTTTCTGAATCAAAATCCTTGTTTTGCActcttcaaaattgcattttaaaaattcgtctcCCCCTTTCTTGAGGGTGCCCACCCAGGAGTCATTTCAAGTCATATAGTGACAAAAGGCATCCTAGACTTCTGAAAATGAATGACAATTTGTAAGAATCAAAATGAATCGCGAATTATCTTGAAAATGGCTCCCCGATTGAAAATGACTTTTTACTCTTAAATAGGCATAATGCGACCAataaccattaaaaaaatcaaaaatattgattaatTGCCTCCcccaatgaaaatttcagaaaattatggGAATTGATAAagacaataaaaaatgaaatatgtgtataaaaaaggaatgaaaaagaatacctaaatgtcaaaaattgatgaataagaACAAGAagaaatgatgatgatgaaagtgaaaacaattggcaaagaaaattgaaagactcaaccaaaaaaaaaaaaaaaaaaaatcaaaaactgaaaacaagaagaaatgcaaaaagcaaaactgaagacaaaaaattgaaaataacaaatgaaaacaagaaaaagtgataagtaataataaaagtgaaaacaaacacagaaaattgaaagacatttaaacaaaaaacaaaaaaaaaaaaaactaaaattgaatcgaaaactgaaaacaagaaaaaatgcaaaaataaaactgaaaaccaaaaaatatagAAATCTCGAGATAAAGGATTTTTTACTTTAGAAAAAATCTTAAAGTTAAATCTTTGCAAGttctttaataattttgaattttcagagaaaatattttcaattttttggtgggggagggagggggaaaaggcgagcagcccgagcgaagcgagggcgcaCAGTGGTCTGAAATGAAGAAGTAGCAGCCAAAACTCAAATTCTGAAGAAAAGATGTGGGGGTTGCTTAGATCgctgaagttgatttgattttgatttgattttaaattttccgattttggcatttattttacctcTCACCTCAGGctcaaaatgagccctcaaagggggagggggtggtacaaaatgaaatttcaaagcaaaatccgtaaaatttcagatatgttttttttttttttaggtcgctgaagtcgattttgacaTTTGTTTTACCCCTAACCACAAAACAAGCCCtgaaaaggggagggggtggtgcgaaacgtgaaattttgaaaaattcgcgatGGGTatcgaataggtatttttttgggtTGCTAAAGTCAATTTTAGAATATTCAAATTCCcgtagtaatttttatttgtcaaAACCAGATCAATATCACTCTTGGTtttggttttatgttttttgaaaaagtaaaggtttaCCCTACCTTGGCAGGTAATTatgctacaatttttttttttggtaaaaaaaggcccaaaattcctcaaaaatggtgcagaaatgaataaaaacttgaaaacaagtCAATTTGGGAGGTCAGTGATGTATGTACTATGtgcaaaatttcggttttccaacaaGATTAGGTGTAATTTTGTATGgttattgttgttatttttgaaaatttgctgtaggcttcagaactgcttgCAATGGCTGGAAACCACTTCCAATTGATTTGTGAGGCCAAAAAGCATgtactttttgtctttttggtgcaaaaatttgatttttgaaaacccccCATATAAATAacccatcaaaaataatgtggCATTATTACCATCcatagtattatttttaaaattaataaattcaagcAGAGTAATGTtggttgaaattcatttcaacaACCTATTTGGAATCAGTATTAAATACCGAAACAGACGTTGTATCAAAAACAGTATTTACGTTCTCCAATccttttcaaatgaatttttttcaaaaattggaaaaaatttgagagtgaaatttcaattgccaacaaaatttttataaaggcCTCCCACACTCCAATACCCACATTAGCAAAGTGCTGTGatgttaaaataaaatatatttcagAAGAACGATCGTGCGGAAATATACTGTACTTTTCGAGAACCAGCGTTGTGGTGTAATACTTCTGTAGGTAGATCTTATAATGGACATCAACCATCTGGTTAATATTGAGGAGGAAGTTGATGTCaattacaagatctataaaatttttttttggaaatttcgaagTGTTGCCGACTCATTTGTTGATGTCTGAGTCTACTAcacaatcagaaaaatttttcaagtccaaaataaGATGAACTGAGTATTCTTTTAAGACATCTTCACTCAACAGCggcaatggtctagtggttagGGAATGTGACAGGGCGGCTATTcccgaaatatttttgcctccgcaaTCGACGTAAAAAATTGCGTCGTTTGCGTTGCCTGAAAGCAACGTGTTGGGCATAATGTGcgttattttaatatttgagtAACAATTATGTTTATAAAAGCCCAattaacaattgaaaatttttttttcaagataaagAAAACACCAATAATTATTTGCAGCGCTCATTATGTAGATTGCAAAGATTGCagaggcaaaaatatttcgggAATAGCCGCCCAGAAGTGAGTAGGACAGCGGCAACCTGGATTTGATCCCTACCCTTGGGcaagattttttctttcaaaaaatttttttagggtgaaatatttttgagaataactttacttgaatcaaaaaaaagagtttCGGCACCTTTCccacattttcaatcaaaatttgcctCTTTTACACTTGAAATGTGAGTTAAAAAAATGACATCAATGTCGATTGTCGTGACAAAAAATCAGGGTTGAAAACCGTTTCAAATTGAATTGGTTGTGATCAGTGTTGAAAACCGTTTGGAACCACCACAATCGCTTTTTTTAGGTCAGGTGAAACAGGAACCAGAACCATCAGaaccgtttcaaaatttggaaaagagaagTACCAAAAGAACCACTAAATTCAAAAGGTTCCAAGAACCATTAAATGGGGGAACCTTAATTGTAAtatatttcaaacaaattggGAACTGTTTAGTACcaattgaggtttttttttggaaaagaccACTAGTATGAGAACCAGAAAAAGATTCCATTGCTGTTCATGAAGAACAACCAGCTGTTCTAAAGGttcctgataatttttttttatttttttgaatcaccCCATTGACAGAAATGTTTATGAGTATTATTTGAGGTATTGGAGTTGAAGTATCTTGGGGTTGAGGTTGGCTGATGGATAATTTTCCTTCAATAGTGCCTTCTAGTTTTGTGTTCATCACCTTTCTGTTTTATTTCTAAATGTAAgtaagttttttcttgtttttcattCCTAGTATACTAAGTTAATCATTCCTTGATGTTTTGGTTAAGCGTACCCCCCctcctcatttgaaaaaaatgattctcaaAAGGTTGGATTACGTTTTTATGAGGTTTTTGAAGGGGTGACATGCAACCTTTACCTACCATGAAACTTTGCAAGAATTTctaatattttgaccaaaatgtttAGTATTATCTGGGGTGTCTTGGAGTTGAGGTTGGCTgatggatatattttttttatttttcaacagtgattcaaattgaatttcCCTGTCCCTTTACCCAAAAATGCAACCttaatttaacattttttgcaaGTGGGTATGAGTCGAAGTAAGATAggcattttgtgagtttttACTGTAAGTAAGGCTtccttttttcttgtttttttggtttctactttttttttgaaagtggccaTTACTCTAAGTAAAATAGAACTCTGAAAACAAGTGCCTGGCTACCagaaatttttaagttttttcattatttcactAATTAGAGCGAAAACTAGTAAGAACCAAAAAGAACCAGGAGAACTGGAACCAATTGAAGTGGTGTTCTTATTGGTGGAACCACCAGCAGAACCAGCAAAACATCAAAGGAGAATCAAAAAGAACAACCAGAACTGtttgagtaagaaaaaaattgagaaccattttggaagaacaatgtgaaaggtaccttttggaaccaaaacaaaaccaTTTCAAAGCCACAACTGGGAACCTTTTGAGAACCGAAACCAGAACCACTTATTTTCAAAGGTTCTGAAAACCACAACCATCACAATCAATTCAAATCCAAATGGTTTTCAACACTGGTTGTGATGGTGGTGGTTCTTAGAACCTTAGAATATTAGTGGTTCCTGGTTTCGGTTCCCAAAAGGTTCTCAGACATGGCTTTGTAATGGTTTTGTTCTGGTTCCAAAAGGTACCTTTCACATTGTTCTTCCAAAATGGTTCTCAGTTCTTCTCAAACTCAAATGGTTCTGGTCTGGTGGTTCCTTTTACTCCTCCTTTGATATTTTGCTAGTGGTGCTGGTTGTTCcaccaattaaaaaatggttccaaatggttccaggtcgaaaaaatcacagaaaattgaaaatttgaaaaaattcccatttacCTCGcttattttgcatgaaaaacacaaattcttattttatttcactttggtaaaaaaaaaaaaacgaagtttcaATGATGAGGGGACCAAAAAGAACCGATTCCTGAAAAGGGTTCTGGTTGTTCTTTccttaaaaaactcaaatcagttctaaatggttctaaattgtttcaaaatcattttatatggttgttcttttggtacttctcttttccaaattttgaaacggttCTGATGGTTCTGGTTCCCATTTCACCTGACCTAAAAAAGCGGTTGTGGTGGTTCCAAACGGCTTTCAACCCtgcaaaaaatgaagggagaggacagtcaattttgatatcaacttctcatTTGTCATGTATTGACATTGGTGTCTACAAATGTTGTATCAACAAGTGACAGATTAGAGATCTCgtcttttccatcgactttggcatTGCTTGTGCTACGCAggaagattttgatttcaaaggaatcaatttcggttttggttttggttttttcctttttttcctccattttttagagggaagaaggccgagaaagtgatcactttttcaaatacttttgtgtatgtgactagaaagcggcactttggcagtgccaaatttgtcaactttaatagttttcacctttagcatcagtttttactttattttcaccaaaaatgcagaattaattaggctaattacctgaaaaattccaaaaccaaaccaattcagttttcaatcagttacgctctcggtttcggttttgaatttgagaaaataacgctcccAGTTTCGGGTTTTGGCTTTAGTTGTGCAAAAATAACGCTACTGGTTtcgtttttcaggaattttaattggttttttggggggttttggtttcagttttggttttggtttgcaAGCCCTGTTTG
This region of Planococcus citri chromosome 5, ihPlaCitr1.1, whole genome shotgun sequence genomic DNA includes:
- the LOC135849421 gene encoding uncharacterized protein LOC135849421, translated to MDSSNDNSAQFTSKPSPEIDVTKRNTAVSVAVDEAMRKLSHDDEHCSPPVSKRSKNLSNEGSPNAVTSASTTSPVVVFGINNTLCYSRYLCEDEEEIIRKSFPECSIIDWNEHYGTGEIARHAHVFLPHLKILFDYLLEQSVRIVFFSHAPKERNSTVIPQLLTSFWGSEKFEALKAKGQFDIFSEEHLRKRTTRGEGNKVKDLKVVIRNDETLLDAIVVVDECSYAAHDQKPCLFIIDLSFWKITDKNEMDEVEAKCAIPDGIFQNFPVNSVYYMLGVFKTYFGHEKYKVLPLREGLNQLLPKEARENQLEFFTTHSFADDMINLGLSEVQKLVPDAMYY